The Watersipora subatra chromosome 1, tzWatSuba1.1, whole genome shotgun sequence genome has a window encoding:
- the LOC137407282 gene encoding uncharacterized protein, which translates to MGDVKRLYRDYQSLMKCLDSAFDGQVLLEDDALNTDTLELNFTVRPNAGLYKTCEIKFLATLNCYPKTLDVVAISVVCHPNICFNHGGEICLNVLDEWTKYENGYKSLELLVQGILFLFYEPNFEGALAVYAAFDSLSELEEAVESTKCGSTEYWTGITFDNIYKGAVPSEPTTEHSDSTAECSETPKINVPPTDESDTLVVPERVILHDTPTDEVDGKLRKSKEDKLSESHEVKSASSSSVVVTCDSVLPFESLVSTGVCITYKKEGENTNDNSDCKIKSDKSPLHLTSFVLLSFPVTLLLQQINSERDVYAIFTSMANHRNIFGRVKQAFNVTLHKLKSFVRLNSKHPQYF; encoded by the exons ATGGG AGATGTGAAGAGGCTGTACAGAGACTATCAGTCGCTGATGAAATGCCTGGACAGTGCATTTGATGGGCAGGTTCTACTTGAGGATGATGCCTTGAATACAGACACTCTTGAGCTTAATTTCACAGTTCGACCAAATGCTG GTCTCTACAAAACCTGTGAAATAAAGTTCCTAGCAACGCTCAACTGCTACCCTAAAACTTTGGATGTTGTCGCTATATCTGTCGTGTGCCATCCAAATATCTGCTTCAACCATGGTGGTGAAATTTGTCTGAATGTCCTTGATGAGTGGACTAAATATGAAA ACGGCTACAAGTCTCTGGAGTTGCTGGTGCAAGGAATACTTTTTCTATTCTACGAGCCAAATTTCGAAGGTGCTTTGGCAGTATATGCTGCCTTTGACAGTTTAAGTGAGCTAGAGGAAGCTGTTGAAAGCACCAAATGCGGCAGCACTGAATACTGGACAGGCATCACGTTTGATAACATCTACAAAGGCGCA GTGCCCAGTGAGCCCACAACAGAACATTCAGATTCAACAGCTGAATGTTCTGAAACACCCAAAATAAATGTTCCTCCAACAGATGAGTCTGATACACTAGTAGTACCAGAGAGAGTTATACTCCATGATACGCCAACAGATGAAGTGGAT GGGAAGTTGAGGAAGTCAAAAGAAGACAAATTATCAGAGAGCCATGAAGTAAAGTCAGCGAGCAGTTCTTCAGTGGTAGTGACTTGTGATTCAGTGCTGCCATTTGAATCACTGGTATCAACAGGAGTCTGCATAACATATAAGAAGGAAGGTGAAAACACGAATGACAACTCCGATTGTAAAATTAAATCAGACAAGTCTCCACTCCATCTTACTTCCTTTGTGCTACTTAGTTTTCCTGTGACACTTTTGCTACAGCAAATCAACAGTGAAAGAGATGTTTATGCTATTTTTACTTCTATGGCTAATCACCGAAACATCTTTGGCAGAGTCAAACAAGCATTTAATGTCACCTTGCATAAATTGAAATCGTTTGTAAGATTGAATAGCAAGCATCCTCAATACTTTTAA